ACTTCAAAGGAGTAATTATGAAAAAGTCACACGATTTTGACAGTAAGGAATATCTAAATTTAGTTGACGCCTGATGAAGAGCTGCTAACTATTTATCAGTTGGTCAAATGTATTTAAGAAATAATCCACTTTTAAAAATACCACTTACCAGTAATGATGTAAAAATTTACCCAATTGGTCACTGAGGAACAGTTCCTGGTCAAAACTTTATTTATGCACACTTAAACAGAATCATAAACAAATACGACCTTAATATGTTTTTCATTAGTGGTCCAGGCCATGGCGGTCAAGTTATAGCTTCAAACACATATCTTGATGGCTCATATACTGAATTATTTCCTCATGTTACTAAAGACATCAAAGGAATGACACACTTATTTAAATACTTCTCATTCCCTGGTGGAACAGCTAGTCACGCTGCTCCTGAATGTCCTGGTTCTATTCATGAAGGTGGTGAATTAGGATATTCATTATCACATGCAGCGGGTGCAGTTTTAGATAACCCTGATGTTATTGCTGCTACTGTTATTGGTGACGGTGAATCAGAAACTGGTCCTCTTTCAGCTGGTTGATTTATAAATTCATTTATTAACCCTGCTAATGATGGAGCGGTATTGCCTATCTTGCACGTAAATGGCGGAAAAATTTCAAACCCAACAATTTGATCGCGTAGATCAAATGAAGAATTAGTTTCATATTTCACAGGCGCTGGTTGAAAACCATTTATTGTTGAAGGCAATGAACCTGAATATATGCACCATGAAATGGCCAAAGCACTTGATGCAAGTGTGGAATTAATTAAACAATATCAAGCTGAAGCTAGGAAAAATGGCGCCAATAAAGCTAAAAGGCCACAGTGACCAATGATTGTTCTTAAGTCACCAAAAGGATGAACTGGACCTAAAGAATGAAATCATGAAGCAATTGAAGGAAGTTTCAGAGCACACCAAGTTCCAGTTCCTGTATCAGCTGAAAAGATGCAACACATTGATGCGCTTGAAAACTGATTAAGATCATATAGACCAGAAGAATTATTTGACGAAAATGCCCAATTGAAGCCTGAAATAGCTGCTATTGCACCAAAAGGTGACAGAAGAATGGGCAAAAACCCTATTGCTAATGGCGGCATTAATCCTAGAGCCATAAATGTTGGAGATTGAACAAAATTTGCACTAGATATTAAACAACCTGGCAAAGTTATTAACCAAGATATGGTTACTTTAGGTTCATATTTAGGTGAATTAAGTCTACTAAACAAAGATAATTTCAGAGTTTGAGGACCTGATGAACATAAGTCAAACAGACTATATGAAATGTTTAAAGTAACTGACCGTCAATGATTAGACAGAATTGATGAAAAATATGATGAATTTTTATCATCTGTAGGTAGAATTATTGACTCGCAGCTATCTGAACACCAAGCTGAAGGTATGCTTGAAGGATATGTGCTAACAGGAAGACATGGTGTTTTTGCTTCATATGAATCATTTTTAAGAGTAGTTGATTCTATGCTTACTCAACACATGAAATGAGTTAAAAAAGCACTAGACATTCCTTGAAGAAATGATTATCCTTCACTTAATGTTATAGCAACCTCAAACGCTTTCCAACAAGATCATAATGGTTATACTCACCAAGATCCAGGATTAATTGGACACTTAGCTGACAAAAGACCTGAATTAATTAGAGAATACCTTCCAGCTGATACAAACACATTGCTTGCAACAATGGCTAAAGCATTGCAAGACAGAAATGTTATTAACTTAATTATTTCATCAAAACAACCTAGACATCAATTCTTTAGCATTGAAGAAGCTACTGAATTAGTTGAAAAAGGTATAAAAATCATTGATTGAGCATCAAATATTAAGCCAAACGAAGAACCTGATTTAGTTGTTGCTGCATCAGGAACCGAATCAACAATTGAATCATTAGCAACAATTACATACCTTCGTGCTCATTTCCCTGAATTAAAAATTAGATTTGTTAATGTACTTGACTTACTAAAACTAAGACATCCAAGCATTGACCCTAGAGGATTAAGCGATTCTGAATTCGACTCAATCTTTACAAAAGATAAGCCTATTTTATTTGCCTTCCACGGTTATGAAGCAATCTTAAGAGATATATTCTTCTTGCGTTCGAATCACAACATTATTACTCACGGTTATAGAGAAAATGGCGATATAACAACAGCATTTGACATTCGTTTACTTAGCGAAATGGACAGATTCCATATGACAGCTAATGTTGCTAAAAAATTAGCACCAGTTGTTGGAGAATCTAAAGCAAATGAATTAGTAAAACTAATGGAAGATAAAATTAAAGAACATAGAGCATATATTAAAGAATACGGTACTGACTTGCCAGAAGTTAAAGAGTGAGAATGAACACCATATAAATAAATTAAAAAAATATTGGACAACCCCAATATTTTTTTATGCCTGTTTTATAGGCATAGAAGTCTATTTTTTAGCTTTTGATTTAGCAAAAATTTCATCACCTAACTTAATTCATTCATTTAAGCATTTATGAAAGTGTTCAAAACCTTTTTTGTAAAATTCATCACTGGTTAAATCAACCCCCATTGACTTTAGTGTATTTAGAGGATAATCACTATTGCCTGCTGAAAGAAAATTATTGATATATTTATCTAAAAACTCTTTTCCTTTTAGCTTATATTGATTGTAAAAATAGTTCGCTACAAGCTGACCTATTGCATATTTATAAACATAGAAGCCCATATAAAAATGAGGAATTGTTACAGCCGCAATTTGCTCTTCTTTTTTGAATTTTCTAGGTTTTTTATAGTACTTTTTGAGAGTTTCATAATATATTTTTGCCACTTCTTCATAATTTGGAGCAACTTCATTTGCATCCACTTTTTTATAAAGCTCATATTCATAGTTAGCTCATTTAGCTTGTGTTACTGTTGTGCCAAAAAAGCCTGAAATTATGTGGCTGTAGATAGTAAATTTTTCAATTTTGCTGCTTGATTTTTCTATCAAGTAGTCATAAAGCATTGATTCATTAAAAATTGAAGCTATTTCAGCTAAAAATATTGGATAGCTAGCATTGGTTATATCATTATTTTTATCAGAAAAATAAGAGTGCATTGAGTGACCTAATTCATGAGCTAATGTTTCGACTGAATTAAGCTCGCCATCAAAGTTCATCAAAATATACTTTTTATTTATGCCATAAGTATTTCCAATTGAGTATGCACCAGAGAGCTTATTTTTGACACTCATAAAGTCAACTCATTTTTCCCTATAAGCCTGTTTTATAGTATCAGAGTACTCAGTGCCAAAAGGTAATAAAGCATTATAAACTATCTCTTTTGCTTCCTCAACGCTATATTTGTTTTTGACCTTAAAAATATCTCTGTTTGAATCATAAAGAATTCTAAACTTTTCCTTAAAGTGTGCTTCATAGTACTTTTTGTAATGTTTTCAGTATTTAGAAATATCATCTTTTAAGGAAGCAATGTTTTCAAACAATTTTAATAGTATTTCATCACTTACCTTATCTTCATAAGTCAGCATATTAATTGAATCTTTGTATTTTCTTACTTTAGCATTAACAGAGATATTTTTAAAAGTTTGCACAAGCATATTGGCAAGTGATTCTTTGTGTTGTAATTTTGCCTTCCTGTACTGTAAAACAGCATTTTTACGCAAAAGTGCATCATCAGATTTAAGCATTTTTGAATATGAAATTGGGTCAAGTTTGTGCTTTTTATTTTTTGAATCAAGCACATCATCATATCTTAGTTCAGCATCAGTTAAGATATTAAAAACATCTTCTAAATTAGGCTCGCCAAAAGCAACTTCATTCAAGTACTCTTCAACATCATTTGATAATTTATGATTAAATGAATCTAAAGTATCATTAATCATTTTTCTATATGATTTAAGTCTTTCATCATTTACTCATAATTTTAATTTATCAGCATTTTTAAAAAATCTGTTGATTTCTGAACCATATTCTTTATTTAATTCTTCATTAGCTGAATCAAATTTAAGAGCCATTTCTTGAGGTTGTGGATCAGTTAAATTAATGTTAGTTTTATTAGAGATATAATTGTGTAATTTATTATCCACAATTTCCATTTGTTCATTTAACTTAAGCCCAGCAATAAATGATTCAATGCTCTCGTATTTTGAGTCTTTAATTTCAATAAGGTCTTTAAAAATACTTACATACTTATCTAATCAATATTCAAAACTTTTACCTTCTAAAATTGATTCTAAGTCTCATTTATGCTCATCATTTACTTTATCATAGCTAGGATATTGCTTCATTTTTACCTCTCCCAAAATTAAATATATATTCAAAAATTAAAATTTTTTATAAAAAATAAATATATTATAAAATAATTAAACTAATGATTATAAAAGTAATAAAAGAGAGCCGTTATTGATTAAAAATAGCACTTATGATATTTAATGAAGACATAAATCCTTCATTGCCTTTTTTTGTTACTGAATATAGTCAAAATTTGTATGACACGGTCTCCCCTTCTGCGCTTTTTTAATTTAAAAAAAACATTCAAGGAGGATTTGTGATACAAAAAAAAGAAAAGCTTCCTTACATTATTAAACTTAAGGAAGTTGTCAAAGAATTCGATGGCAAAATTGTTTTAGATAACATCGAATTGAACATTAAAAAAGGTGACTTTGTCACATTATTAGGTCCATCTGGCAGCGGTAAAACTACTATTTTGAGACTTATCGCGGGCTTTGAGAAAACCACTCGTGGTGAAATTCAGTTTAATGGACTAGACATTAAAGATTTGCCACCTCATAAAAGAGATTTATCAACCATTTTTCAAGACTATGCACTATTTCCGCATTTAAATGTTGAAGGTAACATAAAATTTGGACTTCCACTTAAAAGAGTACCTAAGGAAACTATAAATCCTAGATATGAAAGAATCTTGGCTCAAAAGAAAATTAAGTGAACTGAATTAGCCAAGAAAAAAATGCAAGAATTAGATGAGTTGCAAGATAAGTACATTGAAGAAATGGAAACATTAAAGCCAAATACAATTACTTACAGAAGAAGACAAAAGTGATTGGATAGATCAGACTTTAATTATTCATACTGAGAAAACTATGTTCAGCAACAAACTGAATCTTTTGAAAATAAATTTTTAAAAAGAAAACTAACTAAAAATGAAATTGATCAGTTAGTTAAAGACTTTGTTAAATTAGTTGGACTAGAAGGTAATGAAAAGAAAGCAATCAGTGAGCTTTCTGGCGGTATGCGTCAAAGAGTTGCACTTGCTAGAAGCTTAATTATTAAGCCAAGTATTTTGCTTTTAGATGAGCCTCTTAGTGCTTTGGATGCTAAAATTAGGCAAAAAATGCAAGTGTTACTTAGAAGCTTGCAACAAAAATTAGGTCTAACATTTATTTTTGTTACCCACGACCAAGATGAAGCGCTTGAGCTTTCGGATATGGTAGCTGTTATGCGTGGGGGCAGAATAGAACAATATGATAGCCCTAAAAATATTTATGACTATCCAGTTAATAAATGAGTAGCTTCATTTATTGGTGATTCAAATATTTTCAATGGAATTTTTAACAAAGAAGACTGTACAGTAGACCTTTTGGGCAAAACATTTAAAACAGTTCATGATGAAGATGAATTTGCCAATGAGCAAGAAGTGGATGTTTTAATTCGCCCTGAAGACATTGACATTATTTTAGTTGATGAAGATGAAGAAGTTGAAAAGAGCAAAGAAAGTAAGAAAACTAAAGAAAAACTAAGAGGAAGCATCCAGGATATTGCATACCGTGGAAGTTATTATTACCTAAAAGTTAAGCTTAATATGGGTGAATATATTTATGTTGAAACCGCTAAGAAATTTGAATTAGATGATGTCGTTGACATTAGTTGAACAATTGACAGTATTCATTTAATGAATAAAGATAGCAAGTGAGATTATACTTCTAATGAATTCAGGAATTAAAGCCTCATTGGGACTCAACAGAAGATTATTATTCTTATTCCCATACATTTTTATAGCTATTCTTTTAGTATTCTTACCAATTATTTTAATCATTGTTAATTCAGTTATTCACATAGCTGACCCTACTTTTGATTCATTCAAGCTAGTTAAAGATTCAAAAACTTGAACAAAGATTTGAAGAAGTTTATTCATTGGAATAATTTCAGCACTGCTTTGCTTAATTATAGGCTTGCCATATGCATATTTTGTTGCAAGAAGCAAAAACAGAATTATGCCAATTTACGCTATGAGCCTTATTTTAAGCCCCTTAGTAATTTTTACAATTGCCAAAATATATGCAGTGCGTGGTTTCTTTTTAACCTTAGTTTCTAAAGAAAACGATCTTAATGCTATTTGATTCATGATTTTTGGCTTAACTTATTTAAACTTATCGTATATGATAATGCCACTTTATTCAGTGTTTAGAGATATGCCAGAAAATATTATTGAGGCTTCTCATGATTTAGGTAATGGGCCAGTTAGAACATTATTTAGGGTGATATTACCATATAGTAGTAAGGCAATTTTAAGTGGCCTAGGAATTATTTTCTTATCTAGCGCTACTAACTTTGTTATAAGCGATAAATTATTGCCTGACGGTTCACAGCATCAATTAATTGGTACTGTAATTAATAATTACACTAGTCCAGCTAATCAATATGAAGTGTCTATTGGTACAACTTTAGTAATTGTCGTATCAATCATATTTATAGGAACATTCGCACTAATTAGTTTCTTGCCAAGAGTATTCAAAAGAAGAAGGAGAGCAAGATATGAATAAGGCAGCTAAATTCTTTAAAAGTTTCTATATCCACATAATATTATTGGCATTTTATATCCCGCTTTTATATGCTGCAATCTTTAGTTTTAACAATCCAAGTAGTAAAGGATTTGTTAGAACAAGTTGAAATGGTTTTACTACCAACAACTGAGCTACATTTTTTAACGAAGGCAGAGGCATTGCCTTGCTTAATTCATTAGTTATAGCTTTTGCTGTTTCAGTTATTGTCGTAACTATTTCTCTTTTTACATGCTATGGTATGTGAAGACAAAAAAATAGAATCTATAGCAAGATGATTCTAGGAACTAATAATGTGCCATTAATTAACCCAGATAACATCAGTGCTATCGGTCTTGCTTTATTATTTTCAGTATTATTTGGTACACTGGCAAATACACGTGAAGGACTATTTCGTGGGATCGTTGGTCACACAGTAATGGCTCTTCCATATGCTATTACTTTAATGTTTCCAAGAAGCGATAAGTTCAATGCTTCATTATTTGAAGCTGCTCAAGACTTAGGATATAGCAAACTTAGAGCATGATTTAAAACCTATTTTGTTTACATGCTTCCTTCTAGTTTCTTTGCTGCTATTGTTGCTGCTTTCTTAAGTTTTGATGACTTCATTATTTTAAGAACAGTTTCAAATACATCAACATTAGGTACTAAATTATATGAAGGTGAATTTAGAGCATGAGGATTAGTCGTCGGTGCTTCATTATTAATCATTGTTTTATCATTTAATGCTATTTATATTTCATATAAATGAATCAAAATAGCTAGAGCTAGCAAAAAAGCCAAAAAGTCTATAGAACAGGCAAATAAGGAAGAAATGGAAACAAAAACATCTTTATTTGATATAGGAGGCACTGATGAAAAGCAATAAATTCATGCAATTTATTAAATCTAAAGTGCTAACTAAAAAAGTTGGTTTTTCGCTAGCTGCTCTTTCAGCTGCATCAGTTGCTGTTGGTGCTGTTTCTTATAAATATACAAAAAGTGCTTTTAAACCTGTTTTTTCTAACTATCAAGCATACATAGATGAGTATAACTTAGAAAAACTAAGTCAGCGTTTTGAATACAAGCAGTTTGCTGTTTTGGACGAATTTACTAGAGATATATTAACTAACAAAACTGCAGGCGGAATTGGTAGTGATAGCCAAGCTACTAAGCTATTAATTAACAACAATCAAGGCAAGCCACTATTAAGAAAATTCAAAAGATCTGACTTTAAAAAGATTTTTAAAGCCAAATGAGACGATTCAAAAACTACTGAAGAAAATTTAAAAGTTATATATAACCCTGTTGTTTTTGAACACATTAAATCGTATGATGCACTATTAGACAATGTGCCTGTTTTTGACGAAAATGGCACAATTGTTCCTAATAAAACACAAAAAGACTTGCCAAATGAAGAAAGACTTCATTTATATGATTATTTCATACCTTACTTTATGCAAGATATGGTTATTGCATACAATCCTCAAAAGCTAGCTAAATATAATAATTTATTCAAGCCATTTCATATGGAAGCTCCTGAAGAGCCAGTTGAAAGTGATGGAGAACAAGCCCAAAAGGACTATGAAATAGCCAAAAAAGAATATGACTCTAAGTATGAAAATTCTATTAGTGACTACTTTGCCGGTGTTCATAATGGCATTGAAAAACAAATTAACTCTAAGCTTATTGAGATAATTAATAATCCAAATAATAAATATAAGGAAAAAGTTGTCGATAAGCAAACTGGACAAGAAAAAATAGAAGAACATAATAATTTACCGATGTCAGAAGCTCTTAAATTGCTTAGAAATCCTTATGGCACTAATTCAGAACAAGATGCTTTTAAATATTATCAATACACTAATGCAGTGCGTGATAATATGATCTACGGCTCATCATATAGATTAGATACTAAAACAGGGAAAAGAGTTTCTCAGCCAACTGGTGAAGCTGTTATAACTGAGGAAACAAATATAACTAATAAAAAAATTAGAACTGAAATCTATAGAGATTTAATTGACCAATTTGTTGCTATGTTTGAAGATTCAACTGGTTTTAAAATTACAGACACTGAAAGAGTTAGAACTAGTGGAAACGGTTTAGACTTGCTTAATACATTAATTGATCCTACAAAGAAATTTAATGTAGCTATTATTTATAATGGTGATGCTGTTGATGCCTTTTATTCATTAGATAATGTCAAAAATTCAGAAGTTCCTGATGGTGTTGTTAGATTTATTCGTCCTTCAGTTAACTTACTTTTAGTTGATGGATTTGTTATTGCCAATCCAACTGAAGAAGATGTTGCATTAGACATGATTGACGCAGTAAATAAAACAGTTTTTGCTGGTTATGACCAACCTGATGAGTTTTGAAACTCAGATGACATTGAAAAAGCTAGAAAAAATGTTGCTGCTGATAAAGATAAAGATGAATGATATGAAAAATATGGTGCTTACTTTGCTTTTGACTATATAAGATATACTCCTGCTATTCAAAGTTTATATAAATATGTTTTAGATAATGAGTTTTCAGAAGACAAGTTCCCTGGTTATGGTAAGGCATTTAATGACTACCAAAAAGACTACCTTCAAAACTTATATAAAATTGAAAGCGAATATACATTTAATGACTTTAAGTCAGATAATCCAAGCAAAAAATTAGATGATTTAAAAGGATTTAAATACCATGTTAAACATATTCCAATTCATCCTGTTACACACGAAGTTCAGACAGAAATAAACATTTACTATGACAACAAATTGAAATCTTAAAAAATTTGGCCACTGTGCTGAATTTTTTATATTGTGGCAATTATGAACTTATAAATAATATTTCAATTGACTAATAAGCCTATAAAACAGGCAAAGAAGTACACATAGCTGTGTTCAGGATAAGCATCATAAAAATTTATTAAATAAATAAAAAAATTTATTTTTTTACTATAATTTAAATACTTATTTTTCAACAACTATTTTTAATAATGAGGAGGGTGCAATGGCTATAGTTCCAAAACGTAAAACATCTAAGCAACGTAAACACAAAAGACGTACTAATGATGCTTTACCAGTGCAAAATTTAATCTCATGCAAAAACTGTTCTAATATGATTCAACAACACCGTGTTTGTGAACACTGTGGCTTTTACAAAGGTAAAAAAGTTGAAGGATATAAAAGTTTAAACTTGCGCGCTCAATAATAATGCTTTAAAACCAATTTTGCTTGGTTTTTTATTTTATCTTTTATTATAATTTTTAATTATATGAATAAAACTTTATCAGTTCCTGAATCTAAAATTGCACTAATATCACTACTTGTTTTTTTAATCATTTGCGCAGTGATTATTTTTATCATTACTTTCTTTTTAATTAGAAATAATAAAGTTAAGAAAATTAAAAAGCAAGCCAATGAAATATATAAATTTATTAGCTCCAAAACAACTAATGGTTCTATGACAATTTCTAGATTCAAAAGCATTTCGCAAGCACAAGGTGATTATAAAAAAGATCTTAGCGAACTGATAAACATTAATGAACAAATAAGAGTCATTTATAAGCCTTTATTTGCTTTATGCAATAAGATTAGAAATGATAAAAATAAGAAATATAACACCTTAAAAAATGAATCACTCAAACTTAAGAATTTATTTGATGAATATAAAAATTTATGAGATAAATTTAGCAAAAAGTCAGAAACTTTAAACGTGCACTGAGGTATAGTCGATTCAATAAGCTCCAAACTTTCAACAATTCTTTTGGAGCTAGAAAACTATATTAGTAAAAACAAAAATAATTTAAGCCACACATATGATTTACTAGTTCGTGAATTAGATGAATTACAAAAAAATAATTTTGCTTTTGAAGATAAAAAACTAAATAATGAAATAACAAATGTTTCGGCTGAAATTAATGAATACGAAAAGAGAGTTTATTCATTTTGCAAAAAAGTTGATGTGCTAGCAAAATTAGAAAATTCTATTTTTTATGCACTACCACAAATGTTTAGCAACAAACATTTTGATTCTAAATTCAGCAATGAAATAATGCAATTAAAAAACAATTTGCAAAGATTGCAACATAATTTTACCTCTATGCCATATCAAGAGTTATTAAAAGAAACTAAGTTAATTTACCTTAGATACTTTACTTTGCTTAAAGAGAATAAACACAATAGCGAGTTTAAAAGTTTTATCAAAAGCAAATTTAAGGCACTTGAAGATGAAATTCAAAAAAATAACTCTTTAGTTAACTCATTTATTTATAAAATTGATGAAGATGATTCTTACAAAAGTACTATAAAACAGAATTATATGTCAACTATTATCTTCTGAGAGAATCTTATTAAGGACTTTGAAATTCTTAAAACGAAAGCTGACAAAGGTATTGAAATAGGTTTATTAGAATTGCAAACATTTTTAGAGCAATACTATTCATTGCTTCAGTCATTTGATTCTATAATTTCCCAATACGACTATTTTACAGCCAAAAAAGTATACGATAAGCTTTATTTAGAAATCAACAACCAGTGATGTCTAAAAGTTTTAAATCATAGAGATGTTTTAGAAAAGTTATCAGAAAATGATGAGCTATTTAAACAATTAATCAGATTAAACAAAGAAATTAATAATGATTTTAGCACTAAAAATTACATTGATTTAGGTTCTGAGCTATGAATAAAATGAACTGAATTATTAATTAAGCTCTATAAAAAGGTTTATACACAATATATTTATAAGGCTATGATTGATGCCTTAATGCGAAAATTAGCACAAAAAAACATTAACAACAGTCCTGAAATGGAAGAGTATATGTTATATGTTGACAGAAATATAGTTTCATTAAGGTTCAAAGAAGCTTTTGAATTTTTAGCTGCGGCTTCAAAAGGAAAATAATATGTATGAAAAAATTTTAATAAGATATGGTGAGTTAACACTTAAAGGAAAAAACAGAGACTCATTTATAGCTCAGTTAGCTAGAAACATTAAATTAATTACTGGAGAGTATCCAGAAACTAAATATGATCGTATGTTTTTAACATACTCTGATGCTAATTTAGAAAAACTACAATATGTGTTTGGAATAACTAGCTATAGTCCTGTAATTTTTTGTGAAAATAACTTAGAAAAAATTACTAATAGTGCTATAAAACTGGTGAATAAGGACGATAAGACATTCAAGATATCAGCTAGAAGAAATAACAAAAAATTTGAACTAACAAGCGCAGAAATTAATCAAAAAGTCGGCGCCTCTGTATTAAAACATTACCCTTTAATTAAGGTGGACGTTCATAATCCTGAATGTAATATTAATATTGAAGTGCGCTCTGATAAAACATATTTATTTAGCAAAACTTATGAAGCATTAGGCGGTCTTCCTGTTGGAATTAGTGGCTCTACATTACACTTAATGTCAGGAGGAATTGATAGTCCTGTTGCTGCATTTAAACTTATGAAAAGAGGACTAAAAGTAAGTTTTTTATCTTTTATTTCACCACCACAAACGGATGAAAAAACAATTGGCAAAATAAAAGATTTAGTTTCTGTATTATCTAAATATCAAGGTAAAAGTCATCTTTATTTAGCTAACTATTCTAAGTTAATGAATTACATTTCTTTCACATCTAATGAATCATACAGAATCAACTTAATGCGCCGTAGTTTTTATAGAATTGCTTCAAAATTTGCTAAGGGCAAAAATATTATGACTTTATCAAATGGAGAAAATTTAGGTCAAGTAGCTAGTCAAACAATTGAGAGCTTATCAACAATTGCAAGTGCTAGTGATTTATTGATTTTAAGACCGCTTATTGCTAATGATAAAGTTGAAACAATTAATATTGCAAAGCAAATTAAGACCTATGATATTTCAATTGAAAAAGCTAAAGAAACTTGTGAGCTATTTGCCCCCAAAAACCCTGTAACTAAGCCTAATTTGGCAACAGCATTAAGACTGGAAGAAGAATTAACTCAGCTAAAAGATTTAGAAGAAGAGTTGCTTGCAAACGAAATTGAACACTATACAATTGAATAAAAAACAGGCTTAATCAGACAGCCTGTTTTTTGCTTTATTAAATCCATTAAGAATTAAGAATCTTATAAACAACAATTGCAATTGTTCCTATAATCACAATGAAGAGTGCCAGTACTAACAAGGAAGAAAAAATAATTTTCCTCTTATTTTCTACATATTTAGATCTTGTATATTCATCTAAATTTTGGACAGCATCCTGTACAAGAGTATCTCTATCT
This sequence is a window from Mycoplasmopsis agalactiae PG2. Protein-coding genes within it:
- a CDS encoding phosphoketolase family protein, with product MKKSHDFDSKEYLNLVDAWWRAANYLSVGQMYLRNNPLLKIPLTSNDVKIYPIGHWGTVPGQNFIYAHLNRIINKYDLNMFFISGPGHGGQVIASNTYLDGSYTELFPHVTKDIKGMTHLFKYFSFPGGTASHAAPECPGSIHEGGELGYSLSHAAGAVLDNPDVIAATVIGDGESETGPLSAGWFINSFINPANDGAVLPILHVNGGKISNPTIWSRRSNEELVSYFTGAGWKPFIVEGNEPEYMHHEMAKALDASVELIKQYQAEARKNGANKAKRPQWPMIVLKSPKGWTGPKEWNHEAIEGSFRAHQVPVPVSAEKMQHIDALENWLRSYRPEELFDENAQLKPEIAAIAPKGDRRMGKNPIANGGINPRAINVGDWTKFALDIKQPGKVINQDMVTLGSYLGELSLLNKDNFRVWGPDEHKSNRLYEMFKVTDRQWLDRIDEKYDEFLSSVGRIIDSQLSEHQAEGMLEGYVLTGRHGVFASYESFLRVVDSMLTQHMKWVKKALDIPWRNDYPSLNVIATSNAFQQDHNGYTHQDPGLIGHLADKRPELIREYLPADTNTLLATMAKALQDRNVINLIISSKQPRHQFFSIEEATELVEKGIKIIDWASNIKPNEEPDLVVAASGTESTIESLATITYLRAHFPELKIRFVNVLDLLKLRHPSIDPRGLSDSEFDSIFTKDKPILFAFHGYEAILRDIFFLRSNHNIITHGYRENGDITTAFDIRLLSEMDRFHMTANVAKKLAPVVGESKANELVKLMEDKIKEHRAYIKEYGTDLPEVKEWEWTPYK
- the pepF gene encoding oligoendopeptidase F, producing MKQYPSYDKVNDEHKWDLESILEGKSFEYWLDKYVSIFKDLIEIKDSKYESIESFIAGLKLNEQMEIVDNKLHNYISNKTNINLTDPQPQEMALKFDSANEELNKEYGSEINRFFKNADKLKLWVNDERLKSYRKMINDTLDSFNHKLSNDVEEYLNEVAFGEPNLEDVFNILTDAELRYDDVLDSKNKKHKLDPISYSKMLKSDDALLRKNAVLQYRKAKLQHKESLANMLVQTFKNISVNAKVRKYKDSINMLTYEDKVSDEILLKLFENIASLKDDISKYWKHYKKYYEAHFKEKFRILYDSNRDIFKVKNKYSVEEAKEIVYNALLPFGTEYSDTIKQAYREKWVDFMSVKNKLSGAYSIGNTYGINKKYILMNFDGELNSVETLAHELGHSMHSYFSDKNNDITNASYPIFLAEIASIFNESMLYDYLIEKSSSKIEKFTIYSHIISGFFGTTVTQAKWANYEYELYKKVDANEVAPNYEEVAKIYYETLKKYYKKPRKFKKEEQIAAVTIPHFYMGFYVYKYAIGQLVANYFYNQYKLKGKEFLDKYINNFLSAGNSDYPLNTLKSMGVDLTSDEFYKKGFEHFHKCLNEWIKLGDEIFAKSKAKK
- a CDS encoding ABC transporter ATP-binding protein, whose protein sequence is MIQKKEKLPYIIKLKEVVKEFDGKIVLDNIELNIKKGDFVTLLGPSGSGKTTILRLIAGFEKTTRGEIQFNGLDIKDLPPHKRDLSTIFQDYALFPHLNVEGNIKFGLPLKRVPKETINPRYERILAQKKIKWTELAKKKMQELDELQDKYIEEMETLKPNTITYRRRQKWLDRSDFNYSYWENYVQQQTESFENKFLKRKLTKNEIDQLVKDFVKLVGLEGNEKKAISELSGGMRQRVALARSLIIKPSILLLDEPLSALDAKIRQKMQVLLRSLQQKLGLTFIFVTHDQDEALELSDMVAVMRGGRIEQYDSPKNIYDYPVNKWVASFIGDSNIFNGIFNKEDCTVDLLGKTFKTVHDEDEFANEQEVDVLIRPEDIDIILVDEDEEVEKSKESKKTKEKLRGSIQDIAYRGSYYYLKVKLNMGEYIYVETAKKFELDDVVDISWTIDSIHLMNKDSKWDYTSNEFRN
- a CDS encoding ABC transporter permease, with amino-acid sequence MNSGIKASLGLNRRLLFLFPYIFIAILLVFLPIILIIVNSVIHIADPTFDSFKLVKDSKTWTKIWRSLFIGIISALLCLIIGLPYAYFVARSKNRIMPIYAMSLILSPLVIFTIAKIYAVRGFFLTLVSKENDLNAIWFMIFGLTYLNLSYMIMPLYSVFRDMPENIIEASHDLGNGPVRTLFRVILPYSSKAILSGLGIIFLSSATNFVISDKLLPDGSQHQLIGTVINNYTSPANQYEVSIGTTLVIVVSIIFIGTFALISFLPRVFKRRRRARYE
- a CDS encoding ABC transporter permease, whose protein sequence is MNKAAKFFKSFYIHIILLAFYIPLLYAAIFSFNNPSSKGFVRTSWNGFTTNNWATFFNEGRGIALLNSLVIAFAVSVIVVTISLFTCYGMWRQKNRIYSKMILGTNNVPLINPDNISAIGLALLFSVLFGTLANTREGLFRGIVGHTVMALPYAITLMFPRSDKFNASLFEAAQDLGYSKLRAWFKTYFVYMLPSSFFAAIVAAFLSFDDFIILRTVSNTSTLGTKLYEGEFRAWGLVVGASLLIIVLSFNAIYISYKWIKIARASKKAKKSIEQANKEEMETKTSLFDIGGTDEKQ
- the rpmF gene encoding 50S ribosomal protein L32; this translates as MAIVPKRKTSKQRKHKRRTNDALPVQNLISCKNCSNMIQQHRVCEHCGFYKGKKVEGYKSLNLRAQ